DNA sequence from the uncultured Ilyobacter sp. genome:
GTAGGTGGAGGTGGACAGCCTTACCATCACGGAGACTTTGGAGTAATAGAAAAAAGAGCAGCTGGATTAACTTCTATAGATGAAGGTAAAGAGCTTAGAAAATCACATGAAAATCCTTATATTAAGGAACTTTATGAGAAGCACTTAGGTAAACCAATGAGCCACGAGGCACATGACCTATTGCATACAGAGTATTTCCCAAAACATAAAATGTAAATTTTTGAGGCAGCGGATATTATCCGCTGTCTTTTTTCTTTTTTAGTAGTGTAACCAGAAAAGATTTATTAGAGAGGAAATTTTAAATATGTAATATTTAAAATATTTCAAAAAAAAATAAGTCATCAAAGAAAAAATAAGATATAATGGAAAGTGTAGATTTTATTTGGGGAGGGCAATGTGAAAGTTTTAATAGTTGAAGATGATCTTGAAATACAACAGCTGGTAAGTTATTTTTTCAGCAAGGAAGGATATGAAGTAGAAACTGCGTCAGATGGTTTAGAGGGACTCAGATTTTTAAAAAAATTCAAGCCCGACTTAGTGATACTAGATATTATGCTGCCTAGTTTAGATGGGAAAAATTTTACTAAAATAGTGAGGGAACTTCCAGAAGAGTATGGAAATCCAGTTATCATAATGTTGACTGCCAAAACAGAGATAGAAGATGTTCTAGAAGGTCTCGAGATAGGTGCCAATGATTATATGAAAAAACCTTTTGATCCTAGAGAACTAATACTCAGATCTAAAAAATTCCTTAATAACGGGGCGAAGATATCGAAAAAATATATTTTTAGAGATGTAGTGGTAGATGACGACAGACACCTTGTGACCGAAGATGGAAGAGAGGTAGAACTTTCTAAAAAAGAATACGATCTATTGCACCTTCTCATAAGAAATAAAGGTCTGGTTCTTTCTAGGGAGAAGATTTTGGATAAGGTGTGGAATACCAGCTATTATGCTGGGGATAGATCTGTAGATATATACATATCCAAACTGAGGGAGAAGATAGTAAGTATTTCTAAAAATATAAAAACAGTGAAAGGAGTTGGCTATAAATTAGAAGAAAAGAGATAATAACTCTCATCCTAATATTTTTCCTTGAAATATTCTTTGTAAAGGTAAATATGAGCAGGGTGTCAACTCTCTATGAAGAAGTCGCAAAGAAAACCTTGAGGGAAGACGCCATTCTTATAAAAAATATTGCTAGGAATAATTCACGGGAGGATTTTCAAGAGATATTTGGGAGTGTGGAGAAGAGATTTACCTTGATAGATGCAAAGGGAATAGTAGTATATGATTCAGAGAAATACGATGAGGAGTCAACCATGGAAAATCATGGGACAAGACCTGAAGTTATAGAGGCCCTTGAAGAGGGAGAGGGTTTCAATGTGAGACAGAGTGAAACTCTAGGAGAACTCCTTGCATATTATGCCATTCCATACACAGACGAATACGAAGAAGACTATATAATAAGAGTTGCTAGGGGATATGATTCAGATTATAATAATATCAGAAATATTCTAACAGGGCAGATAATATTTTTCATTATCTTGAATATATTTATTCACTTTAGTTATAAAAATTACCTGAAAAGACATCTGTTCAACAAGGTGGATGAGATAAGAGAGGCCTTAGAAACAGGTATAGAAGTAACCGAAATATATTCTAAGGGTGATATGTGGCTTGTAGAATTTTGGAAAGTTGTCCAGTCTTGGCAGAGTGAGAATATAAAAAACTTGGAAAAAGTTAATTTGGAAAAACAGATACTGAGGCGGGTAATATCCTCGGTGGATATGTCAATTGTTCTCATAAATGCCAATATGGAAGTAATCCTAAAAAATGAATCACTAAATTATCTTTATAATTTTTCTCAGGGTGGGCACTATTACCAGGGAATGAAATATATAGAGATCATAAATGTGGTAAGAAAAGCCATAGACGAAAAAAAAGATATTAAAGAAGATGTGTATATTTCTAAATTGAAAAAATATCTGGTAATAGGAGTGAAATATCTAGAATTTAGAAATCAGTTTATTATAACTATAAAAGATGTAACTAGAAATCGTGAAATGATGGTGGTTCAGAGAAACTTTATAAGCAATATAAGCCATGAACTCAAAACCCCATTGACTAACATCAAAGGCTATCTTATAGCATTAGAAGACGCTCCTGAAGTAATGAGGGGGAATTTTCTGAAAATTGTAAAAAATAATGTGGATAAATTGGAAAATATAACCATGGATTTTTTGAATATATCCAAAATAGAAAATTCTAAGGTTCTTAACCTTGCACCGGTTTCCTTTGGAAAAGTACAAGAAGAGATAGAAAAAGTGCTTTCTCAGCATATAAAATCAAAAGAAGCTGAAATAATATACTCAGTAAATTTACTAGGTGCAGATGATTATATGAGGGTTGATTTTGATAAGCTAAGCACCATATTGAAAAACCTCATAGAAAATGCGATAATTTATAATGATAAAAAGCCTGTAATTAGAGTCGAGATAAAAGAGATCTATGACAGGTATAAGATAATGATAGAAGACAATGGACTAGGCATACCTGAAAAAGATATAGAAAATATTTTTGAAAGGTTTTACCGTGTAGATAAAGCAAGAACCAGCAATGTGGCCGGGACAGGTCTAGGGCTTCCCATAGTTTCAGAACTTGTGGAGATTTGCGGTGGAAAGATAGAAGTGGAATCTAAAGAGGGAAAAGGAAGTATTTTTAGGTTTTCAATGTTGAAATAAAAGTATCTGCAATTTTAAATTGCAGATACTTTTATTTTTTGAAAAAAGATTTGAATTTAGGTGTTAAAGACATCATGATATAAAAAGAAGTTTAAAAGTAGACAACACTAGAGCAATAATAGTAAAATATAATTATATTAAATGGCTCAAATGACTATTTGAAAGAACTTTAGATAAAATACTGAATTTAAAAGGATATTAGAGTCAAGGGATTTTGTCACGAATGAAAATCTTATAAAAGACAAAAAAATTAACACGAATAAGGATAAAACCTTTTGGCCACAGAGGGCACAGAGAAAAAGAGAGAGTTTCACAGAGTGAAAATAAAAATATTTTAATTTTTAAACTACTTTCCCCTTTAAAAAATGCCGTTAAGAAATCATCTTGTGAAATCCACTTTCATTGAAATAAGGAGGTTTACCGACTATATTTCAATAGAAAGTTAGTTTAGAAGTGATTTGACTTAGAAAATAATGAGTGGAACGAATATATTTTCTAGTTCTTGTAAAATTTATTTTTACAAGTTTCATTAATTTTAATTGGGTGCCTTTTCTTTGGTTACTTTCTTTGGGCAAGCAAAGAAAGTAACAGAAGCTTTTGGATAAATTCGACACTTTAATTTTAAATAAAGGCATCAACTTAGGCCAAATTTGAGGAGGGTCTAATGACATCCCAGCAATACGAAAAATTTATAAAAATAAGGGAAAGATTCAGGCAAGAAGTAGATAAATATAGGGAAAATTATCCTGACTTTGCAGAAAGTCTTTTGAAAAGATATGAACAGGAAGAAAAGGGAATGAGGGCATTTGTCTACAATGAAAAACTTGACTATTTAGAAAAGAATGATAGTATAAAGTATGTATGGGTAACAGACAACCCCGGGTTCAGAGAAAGTAAAGAGAATAAATACGCTGTGGGGATATCTGGTAAAACCGGAAAAAATTTTATGGAAGAAAATGGATTTGTGAAGGATTTTGACAGAGAGGTGATTGTTTTAAACAAGAGTTTTGTTCATACAAAGGTAACCTCAGAACTTGGTAAGTTTAACTTATATGGAGATATTTTGAAAAAAAATCAAAAGTTCATGGGTGAGTTGGCCTGCGGTTTACAGGAGATCTTTGGATGTGATATGTGGATACTTGGGACTTCAAACTTAAATAAGATTTTTAAAAGCTTCCGAGAAACTATAGAGTCAAAAGGAGAATTTGATGATATATATTTTTATTATCATTTTTCTCAGGGGCAGTTTAAGAAGGCTTATAATCGGAAAAAGAATGAATTGATGAACCAAAATCCAAAGGAAATATGTAAAATTATTGGAATAGAGAATAGGAATAAATTATTCAAGGGGTGATCGAAGATGAGAAAAAGACTCCTTATACTTGCACTTATAGCAGTCTTTGGAATGGCGGGACACGCTTATATAAGTGGTAGAAATATGGGAAAAGCACCAAAAGAAAAAAAGAATGAAGTACTATCTAAAGAAGATAAAAAAGATAAAGAAGGAGTGGTAGACTTGGCAACGGAAGATAAAACCCTTAAAAGAGAAGAGATAGATCAGAAATATAAATGGAATCTCAAGGACATATATGAAAGCTGGGAAGAGTGGGAAGCTGATTTGATAAGGGCGAAAGAGCTTATGGAAGAGATTCCAAAGTATAGAGGTAGAATAAAAAATGATCCCAAAGCTTTTTCAGAGCTTGTGACAATGGAAAATGAGCTGTCTAAAATAACAGATGAAATATATCTATACCCTTATCTCATGAGGGATCTTGATTCTACAGATGAAGTAGCCTCAAAAAAATTGCAAGAGATAATCGCTATTTATACACAGTACAGCGCCACTGTGGCATGGATAAATCCAGAAATTCTAGAGGTTCCAAAGGAAACCATGATAAAATGGATAGACCAAAACAAGGAACTAGAAGAACACAGATTTCATATTATGGAACTCTATAGACTTCAAGGGCATGTTTTAGACGCAGAAAAGGAAAAACTTCTCTCCTATTATGGCCAGTTTATGGGAGCACCAGGAGATATATACAAGGAACTGACAACCTCTGACATAAAGTGGAATGAGGTAGAACTTTCCACTGGTGAAAAAACAAAGGTTACTAATTCTGTTTATTCAAAAATATTGTCTACAAATAAAAATCAGGAAGATAGAAAGAAAGCTTTTGAGGCCCTCTATACAGCCTACGGAGACAACGAAAATACCTATGCGGCAATATACCGTTCTATCCTTCAGAAAAGCTATGCCACAGTTCAGGCAAGGGGATATGACTCTACTTTGGCTAAGGCCTTAGAGGGCAATAAAATTCCTGTAGAAGTATATGAAAATCTCATAAAAGTTACCAGAAAAAATACACAGCCTCTTCAGAGATATGTGAACCTAAGAAAAAAACTCTTGGGACTAGATGAATATCACTATTATGACAATCAGGTTACCTTGGTAGATTATAACAGAGAGTTCGAATACGATGAGGCAAAGGAACTTGTTTTAAAATCTGTAGCTCCTTTAGGAGATGAGTATGTGAAGGGAATGGAAAAGGCCGTCAGCCAGGGTTGGTTAGATGTCTATGAGACTCCAAATAAAAGAAGCGGAGCCTATTCTCTAGGAATCTACGGAGTACATCCTTATATGCTTTTAAATTACAATGGCACTTTAGATTCTGTATTTACCTTAGGCCATGAGCTAGGGCATACTATGCATACAATGCTTTCAAGTGAAAATCAGCCTTATTCTACCCACGGGTACACTATTTTCGTGGCAGAGGTTGCATCTACATTTAATGAAAGACTACTTTTAGACAACATGTTAAAAAACACCGAGGATCCAATAGAGAGGATAGCTCTCATAGAGCAGTCGCTGGGAAATGTCGTTGGAACTTACTTTATACAGACGCTTTTCGCAGACTATGAGTATCAGGTGCACAAAATAGTAGAAAATGGCGGTGCCATAACACCGGATATTTTAAGTGGAATAATGGATCAGTTATTTAAAGATTATTTTGGTGACACAGTTGCCATAGATGAACTTCAGAAAATCATATGGGCGAGAATACCTCACTTCTATAACTCCCCTTATTATGTATACCAATATGCAACTTGTTTTGCATCCTCTGCAGTTCTTCATGACAGGATAACCAATGAAAAATACACCAAGGACGAAAGAGCAAAGGCCCTAAACAGATATCTAGACCTTTTGAAATCAGGAGGAAGTGACCATCCTATGAATCAGCTTAAAAAGGCCGGGGTTGATCTCACTGAAACTGAAACTATAGAGGCTGTGTCTAAAGACATGAATGCACTTCTAGATATTCTAGAAAAAGAGATGGAAAATCTAGGGAAGAAATAAAAATATCAGAAATTAATAAAATAATCCAGAGTATGGCTTTGTATGCCGCTGCTCTGGATTATTTTTATAGAAGAAAATTTATGATTTAATTATCTTCTGATAAGTTTTTCAAATTTCTTTTTGAACTGCAGGGGAGTAAGAGAGTATTTTTTCTTAAAGTGGGAGGAGAATTTACTTCCGCTGGAAAAATTGAGTTTAAATGCAATATCTGTAACTGAAAGATCTGATTCTAAAAGAAGCTTGGAAGCCTTTTCTAGTTTTTTATTTATGATATATTTTGTGGGAGACATCTCTAAATTATTGTTGAAAAGAGATGCCAGATTATTTTTATTGAGACCAAACTCACGTTTTATCTGAGCTACGCTGAGATCATTGTCTATGTTGTAATCGATAAATGCCACAATTTTTTTCAATTCTTTATTTGTAACTCTGTTGAAGTCTAGCCTGTGCTCCTCTCCTAAAAAACTAAGAACAATGTCTGTTATAAAATTTAACATTATTATTTTTGAATTTTTGAATGAAATAAGGTTATCTAACTTATAAAGAGTGGGAGAATCAAGTTTCCATGGGAGTTTTTTTAGGACATACTCAGGGAAATCAATCTGAAAGTCCTTGAAAAACTTATCTTTTATATGAAGGGTCACATAACTAATATTTTGGGTCAAAACCTTGTAGTCTCCAAGGGAGATTCCCTTAGACAACAGGGCTTCTCTTTCATTTAAAAACATGGCATCCTTTTCAAAACCGATCTGGCCTGTTTCACAAAACCTTATTATAAGTCCGTCTCTTGAAAAAAATGAAGGGTTCAGATCAGAAAAAAAATTTTTTCTGATGATAATTATATCTGAATAATCATCTGAATATATTCTGTAAAAATCTTTTTCAGTAGGGAGGCTCTCTAGTTTGTCTCTGAAGCGATGTTCGTTGAAGTTGAAAACCTCGTCTAAAGTTCTGGCATTTCGCCTCAAAAACTCTATGAGTGACGGAGAGTAGAAGGTATTATTTTTTTCAATGAGATCAATACTTTCTTCATTGGAAAGAGAAAACAGATATCTGTTTCTAAAGTATTCTAAAGCCATCCTAAAGTTTTTTTCTCTGAACTTATCTCCTTTAAATATAAAACTATCTGTAGTTTCTAACTTTGAGTAAATATTTTCTACATCTCCTAAAACGGATTCATAAAAAAATGAAAGGATTTCTAGTCTGTCATTGGGAGTAAATTCTTGTATATTTCCGATAAAGTACTTATAGAGGTGCAAGATCCTCAGATATTCATAGTATGTATCCTTGGTGTGATCTTTTATTAAATTTTCTAGTTTGGATATAATATTTCTGTTCATGCAAATCACCCCATAGGATTATAGTAAATTGTATAAAATATCTTTTTATTCATTCTAACACTTAAAAAATATTAAATAAAGTCAATTTTTATGCAGAAATAGGGAAAAAAGGTATTAAAATTTTCATTTATAACCTTTTATCTTCTTATAAATTGCCTGGTTGTACTTTAATAGTTCAATTTGTCTGTAAAAAATGATTTTTAATATAACTATAGAGAATAAAAAAAGTGTTAAATTGAAATTATATTGATCTTCTATAAATACTATACTGTAAAAAACATATAGATTATTAGGAGGGTGATGGTGAAGATATTAGTTAACGGAGAACATTATAGTGTTTCTCATAGAAAAAAACTTATCGATGTACTGGGAGAAGTGGGAGTTCAGATACCTAGCTTCTGTCACGATACAAGGATAGTAAAAAAGGACGAAAGCTGTGGAATCTGCAGTGTAGAAGTAAATGGTGAGATTAAAAAAGCCTGTGAAATAGAGGCTAAAGATGGTATGGTTATAGAAACCCATACAGATGCAGTGACAAGTGTGAGAAAAGATATTCTAAAAGAGATCATCGAAGATCATCCATTAGACTGTTTAGGATGTACAAAATCTGGAGATTGTAAACTTCAGGAATACTGTTATGAGTATAATATAGAGCAGACAAGTAATGCTTGCAAAGAAAGTCTCATGGCAGATTCAAGTAATCCTTTTTTTACAATTGATTCCAATAAATGCATATCATGTGGTAAATGTGTAAAAGTCTGTGAAACACTTCAGTGCAACAATGTATTAAAACTAGATCCAGTAACTAAAAAAGTGGTAGTTTCAGATGGCGGCATAATAGATGAATCCAAGTGTGCCTTCTGTGGGAACTGTGTCAGTGTATGTCCAGTAGGGGCACTTCAAGCAAAGGAGAGGACAAAATACAGAAAGTGGGAGGTAAAGAAAACTCAGACTACCTGTTCATACTGCGGGGTAGGATGTCAGTTCAATCTTATATCCAAAGGAAACAGGATTGTGGGAATAGAGCCTATAAATATTGCACCTAATGACGGACTCCTCTGTGTAAAGGGGAAATTTGGTTATAAGTTTATAGATCATCCAGAAAGAGTAAAAACACCTCTTATCAAGGAAAATGGAGAATTCAGAGAAGCTAGCTGGAAAGAAGCTTATGACTTATTTATAAGCAAGGCGACGAAGATAAAGGATGAATTTGGTCCAGATGCCTTTGCAGGACTGGCTTCTGCTAGATGTACAAACGAGGATAACTTTGTATTTCAAAAATTTATGAGATTGGGTATAGGAACTAATAATATAGATCACTGTGCACGTCTTTGACATGCCTCAACAGTTGCCGGGCTTGCAACTACATTAGGAAGTGGTGCTATGACAAATAGTATCTCAGAAGCAAAGGATTCAGATCTGATATTTGTAATCGGGTCAAATCCAAGGGAAAATCACCCTGTAATAGGGGCAAAAATCAAACAGGCATTCAGGAATGGTACTAAAGTGATAGTAGCAGACCCGAGAAGAATAGATTTAGCTGATGATGCTGAAGTATTTATGCAGGTTAAGGTAGGAGCAAATATAGCTCTTATAAACGGAATGATAAACACAGTGATAACTGAAGGTTTAGTTGACGCTGATTATATAAAAAATCATACTGAAGGATATGAAGAACTAAAGAAAATGGTAGCAAAATATACACCTGAAGATGTATCTGAAATAGCAGGAGTGTCTGCTGAAGATATCAGAAAGGCTGCAAGACTTTATGCTACTAGTAAGGCTTCCTCTATATACTATGCAATGGGAATTACTCAGTTTAAAACAGGTACAAACAATGTAATAGCCTTGTCTAATTTGGCATTGATAACAGGACAGATAGGAAGACCTGGAACTGGTATAAATCCTCTGAGAGGTCAAAATAATGTACAGGGATCCTGTGATATGGGAGCATTCCCAGATGAATATCCAGGGTATCAGAAAGTATTGGATAAAAATGTAACCGATAAATTTGAAAAAGTGTGGGGAGTAGAGGTTCCTAAAAAAGTAGGACTGACTCTGCCACAGATTATGGATGCGGCACATCACGGGGATCTTAAATTTATGTATATAATGGGAGAAAATCCGGTGGTATCGGATCCTGATACAAAACATATATTAGAATCTCTGGAAGCGCTAGATTTTTTAGTTGTTCAGGATATATTTATGACTGAAACAGCTAAAAAAGCAGACCTCA
Encoded proteins:
- a CDS encoding AraC family transcriptional regulator, producing MNRNIISKLENLIKDHTKDTYYEYLRILHLYKYFIGNIQEFTPNDRLEILSFFYESVLGDVENIYSKLETTDSFIFKGDKFREKNFRMALEYFRNRYLFSLSNEESIDLIEKNNTFYSPSLIEFLRRNARTLDEVFNFNEHRFRDKLESLPTEKDFYRIYSDDYSDIIIIRKNFFSDLNPSFFSRDGLIIRFCETGQIGFEKDAMFLNEREALLSKGISLGDYKVLTQNISYVTLHIKDKFFKDFQIDFPEYVLKKLPWKLDSPTLYKLDNLISFKNSKIIMLNFITDIVLSFLGEEHRLDFNRVTNKELKKIVAFIDYNIDNDLSVAQIKREFGLNKNNLASLFNNNLEMSPTKYIINKKLEKASKLLLESDLSVTDIAFKLNFSSGSKFSSHFKKKYSLTPLQFKKKFEKLIRR
- the fdhF gene encoding formate dehydrogenase subunit alpha yields the protein MVKILVNGEHYSVSHRKKLIDVLGEVGVQIPSFCHDTRIVKKDESCGICSVEVNGEIKKACEIEAKDGMVIETHTDAVTSVRKDILKEIIEDHPLDCLGCTKSGDCKLQEYCYEYNIEQTSNACKESLMADSSNPFFTIDSNKCISCGKCVKVCETLQCNNVLKLDPVTKKVVVSDGGIIDESKCAFCGNCVSVCPVGALQAKERTKYRKWEVKKTQTTCSYCGVGCQFNLISKGNRIVGIEPINIAPNDGLLCVKGKFGYKFIDHPERVKTPLIKENGEFREASWKEAYDLFISKATKIKDEFGPDAFAGLASARCTNEDNFVFQKFMRLGIGTNNIDHCARLUHASTVAGLATTLGSGAMTNSISEAKDSDLIFVIGSNPRENHPVIGAKIKQAFRNGTKVIVADPRRIDLADDAEVFMQVKVGANIALINGMINTVITEGLVDADYIKNHTEGYEELKKMVAKYTPEDVSEIAGVSAEDIRKAARLYATSKASSIYYAMGITQFKTGTNNVIALSNLALITGQIGRPGTGINPLRGQNNVQGSCDMGAFPDEYPGYQKVLDKNVTDKFEKVWGVEVPKKVGLTLPQIMDAAHHGDLKFMYIMGENPVVSDPDTKHILESLEALDFLVVQDIFMTETAKKADLILPALSFAEKDGTFTNTERKVQRVRKAVQAVPDAKADWKIFTELLNKFGYEADYSHPSEIMDEIALLVPQYAGISYDRLEEEGLQWPVKDKNHPGTPILHVDGAIRGKGRLVPVEYEIPGDLINEEYPIILTNGRNLYHYHTRTMTAKTEGLHKKSPESYIEMNPITCKRIGVTDGDMVKVTSRRGSIKTKVVKTDIIQDGTVFMTFHFAEGSANVLTGTDAIDAKSGEPELKLTAVSVEKCEVS
- the pepF gene encoding oligoendopeptidase F — encoded protein: MRKRLLILALIAVFGMAGHAYISGRNMGKAPKEKKNEVLSKEDKKDKEGVVDLATEDKTLKREEIDQKYKWNLKDIYESWEEWEADLIRAKELMEEIPKYRGRIKNDPKAFSELVTMENELSKITDEIYLYPYLMRDLDSTDEVASKKLQEIIAIYTQYSATVAWINPEILEVPKETMIKWIDQNKELEEHRFHIMELYRLQGHVLDAEKEKLLSYYGQFMGAPGDIYKELTTSDIKWNEVELSTGEKTKVTNSVYSKILSTNKNQEDRKKAFEALYTAYGDNENTYAAIYRSILQKSYATVQARGYDSTLAKALEGNKIPVEVYENLIKVTRKNTQPLQRYVNLRKKLLGLDEYHYYDNQVTLVDYNREFEYDEAKELVLKSVAPLGDEYVKGMEKAVSQGWLDVYETPNKRSGAYSLGIYGVHPYMLLNYNGTLDSVFTLGHELGHTMHTMLSSENQPYSTHGYTIFVAEVASTFNERLLLDNMLKNTEDPIERIALIEQSLGNVVGTYFIQTLFADYEYQVHKIVENGGAITPDILSGIMDQLFKDYFGDTVAIDELQKIIWARIPHFYNSPYYVYQYATCFASSAVLHDRITNEKYTKDERAKALNRYLDLLKSGGSDHPMNQLKKAGVDLTETETIEAVSKDMNALLDILEKEMENLGKK
- a CDS encoding ATP-binding protein — its product is MSRVSTLYEEVAKKTLREDAILIKNIARNNSREDFQEIFGSVEKRFTLIDAKGIVVYDSEKYDEESTMENHGTRPEVIEALEEGEGFNVRQSETLGELLAYYAIPYTDEYEEDYIIRVARGYDSDYNNIRNILTGQIIFFIILNIFIHFSYKNYLKRHLFNKVDEIREALETGIEVTEIYSKGDMWLVEFWKVVQSWQSENIKNLEKVNLEKQILRRVISSVDMSIVLINANMEVILKNESLNYLYNFSQGGHYYQGMKYIEIINVVRKAIDEKKDIKEDVYISKLKKYLVIGVKYLEFRNQFIITIKDVTRNREMMVVQRNFISNISHELKTPLTNIKGYLIALEDAPEVMRGNFLKIVKNNVDKLENITMDFLNISKIENSKVLNLAPVSFGKVQEEIEKVLSQHIKSKEAEIIYSVNLLGADDYMRVDFDKLSTILKNLIENAIIYNDKKPVIRVEIKEIYDRYKIMIEDNGLGIPEKDIENIFERFYRVDKARTSNVAGTGLGLPIVSELVEICGGKIEVESKEGKGSIFRFSMLK
- a CDS encoding response regulator transcription factor, with the protein product MKVLIVEDDLEIQQLVSYFFSKEGYEVETASDGLEGLRFLKKFKPDLVILDIMLPSLDGKNFTKIVRELPEEYGNPVIIMLTAKTEIEDVLEGLEIGANDYMKKPFDPRELILRSKKFLNNGAKISKKYIFRDVVVDDDRHLVTEDGREVELSKKEYDLLHLLIRNKGLVLSREKILDKVWNTSYYAGDRSVDIYISKLREKIVSISKNIKTVKGVGYKLEEKR